The Pseudodesulfovibrio sp. S3 genome window below encodes:
- the hmcB gene encoding sulfate respiration complex iron-sulfur protein HmcB: MLRRTFLGLLGAAGASVALPVSATAGGKKFGPHPDTKGVLFDATRCIGCRKCELACNEVNELPAPDMPFDDLTVLETRRRTDEKTYTVVNKYQGKTGPVFRKSQCNHCLEPACASACFVKAFKKEPNGAVTYDASVCVGCRYCMVACPFSIPAYEYDEPLTPRVMKCTMCAPRLAEGKLPGCVEKCPKEALTFGPRAELIKIARERINTYPERYVDHVYGEHEMGGTSWMYISGEPFSEIGLREDLGTQSAPELTAGALAAVPIVVGLWPVLLGGIYAVTQRNAKIANDERVAAVKDALKRAGEKAEQKLHEELGKAEQNSQRRIEVEVKKAVEEALAPKAEDAETNEEES; this comes from the coding sequence ATGTTACGCAGAACATTCCTCGGATTGTTGGGCGCCGCAGGCGCGAGCGTCGCGCTTCCCGTGTCGGCTACGGCCGGGGGCAAGAAATTCGGCCCGCATCCCGACACCAAGGGCGTGCTCTTTGACGCAACCCGCTGCATCGGCTGCCGCAAGTGCGAGCTGGCCTGCAACGAAGTCAACGAGCTGCCAGCGCCCGATATGCCTTTCGACGATCTGACCGTGCTGGAGACCCGGCGCCGGACCGACGAAAAGACCTATACCGTGGTCAACAAGTACCAGGGCAAGACCGGCCCGGTGTTTCGCAAGTCTCAGTGCAACCATTGCCTGGAACCCGCCTGCGCCTCCGCCTGTTTCGTCAAGGCCTTCAAGAAGGAACCCAACGGTGCCGTGACCTACGACGCTTCCGTTTGCGTCGGCTGCCGCTACTGCATGGTTGCCTGCCCGTTCTCGATCCCGGCATACGAATATGACGAGCCGCTGACCCCGAGGGTCATGAAGTGCACCATGTGCGCACCCCGCCTGGCCGAAGGCAAGCTCCCCGGCTGTGTGGAGAAGTGTCCCAAGGAGGCGCTGACCTTCGGGCCGCGCGCCGAACTGATCAAGATCGCCCGCGAGCGCATCAACACCTACCCCGAACGCTACGTGGACCACGTCTACGGCGAGCACGAGATGGGCGGTACCAGCTGGATGTATATCTCTGGCGAGCCCTTCTCCGAAATCGGCCTGCGCGAGGACCTGGGAACCCAGTCCGCGCCGGAGCTGACCGCCGGAGCCCTGGCAGCCGTACCCATCGTGGTCGGCCTGTGGCCCGTGCTGCTGGGCGGCATCTATGCCGTGACCCAGCGGAACGCGAAGATCGCCAACGACGAACGCGTCGCAGCTGTCAAGGATGCCCTGAAACGGGCTGGCGAAAAAGCCGAGCAGAAGCTCCACGAGGAGCTGGGCAAGGCCGAACAGAATAGCCAGCGTCGCATCGAGGTCGAGGTCAAGAAGGCCGTTGAAGAGGCTCTCGCTCCCAAGGCAGAGGACGCCGAAACCAACGAGGAGGAGTCCTAG
- the hmcA gene encoding sulfate respiration complex hexadecaheme cytochrome HmcA, producing MANGKRILRLTAIVIALVGVLGFQLEAMGMLGSADEAAGRPDVIMIDTIAKLEVLEQSAAVFKHDAHTKALKDQGMSCESCHKKDAKGDMALTFNRLEGEGQPELTASELKDIYHDGCITCHVKSDDKGFKTGPMVGECRSCHQAKPEVTSRQVRSGMDNMLHFIHWDSKVIPADAGEKTNCGSCHKKKGEEDSWRFAADNAGKSTQEVFHNQCVTCHQTLIEKKAERSGPVQCASCHGTEEVAKRNVELAKDLKAMGGELPRLPRKQPDAVLMMPKAETPAPEKVSGMAYVAFDHKFHEGKVDNCLTCHTKGVNAKSDEMTFEALHDVKSDSSCIGCHAVEQKKPECAGCHASRPAAKVLSDASCVACHNVGNQEDGSLKMLAAAPKETLAAKAATVIAARPQSPAQVAVEDIPEFVNIGVISDKYLPSKMPHRKIVLSLMDGMKDSQLATAFHAAPEAICAGCHHNSPATKTPPKCASCHGKPFAVEGKPGLKAAYHGQCMSCHTEMKLEKPAATNCVACHEKKTN from the coding sequence ATGGCAAACGGTAAACGGATACTGCGATTGACTGCCATCGTGATCGCGCTGGTCGGCGTGCTGGGCTTCCAGTTGGAAGCCATGGGTATGCTCGGCTCGGCGGATGAGGCCGCCGGGCGACCGGACGTGATCATGATCGACACCATCGCGAAACTAGAGGTACTCGAACAGTCTGCGGCCGTGTTCAAACACGACGCACACACCAAGGCCCTGAAAGATCAGGGCATGAGTTGCGAATCCTGCCACAAGAAGGACGCCAAGGGCGACATGGCCCTGACCTTCAACAGGCTGGAAGGCGAAGGTCAGCCGGAACTGACCGCGTCCGAGCTCAAAGACATTTATCACGACGGCTGCATCACCTGTCACGTCAAGAGCGACGACAAGGGATTCAAGACCGGCCCCATGGTCGGTGAATGTCGCAGCTGTCACCAGGCCAAGCCTGAGGTGACCTCCCGGCAGGTGAGATCGGGTATGGACAACATGCTCCACTTCATCCACTGGGATTCCAAGGTCATTCCTGCAGACGCCGGAGAGAAGACCAACTGCGGTTCCTGCCACAAGAAAAAGGGCGAGGAAGACAGCTGGCGCTTCGCAGCCGACAACGCTGGAAAGAGCACTCAGGAAGTCTTCCACAACCAGTGTGTCACCTGCCACCAGACGCTCATCGAAAAGAAAGCGGAACGCAGCGGCCCGGTACAATGTGCAAGCTGTCACGGCACAGAGGAAGTGGCCAAACGCAACGTCGAGCTGGCCAAGGACCTCAAGGCCATGGGCGGAGAACTGCCGCGCCTGCCGCGCAAACAGCCTGACGCTGTCCTGATGATGCCAAAAGCCGAAACCCCTGCGCCTGAAAAGGTCTCGGGCATGGCGTACGTTGCCTTCGATCACAAGTTCCATGAAGGAAAGGTGGACAACTGCCTGACCTGTCACACCAAGGGTGTCAACGCCAAATCCGACGAAATGACCTTCGAAGCCCTGCATGACGTCAAGTCCGACAGCTCCTGCATCGGGTGTCACGCCGTGGAACAGAAGAAGCCCGAATGCGCCGGTTGCCACGCAAGCCGTCCCGCTGCCAAGGTGCTCTCCGATGCCTCCTGCGTCGCCTGCCACAACGTGGGCAACCAGGAAGACGGCTCCCTCAAGATGCTGGCCGCCGCTCCCAAGGAAACCCTGGCAGCCAAAGCCGCCACCGTCATCGCAGCCCGTCCCCAGAGCCCGGCTCAGGTGGCTGTGGAGGACATCCCCGAATTCGTGAACATCGGGGTCATCTCCGACAAATACCTGCCGAGCAAGATGCCCCATCGCAAGATCGTGCTCTCGCTCATGGACGGCATGAAGGACAGCCAACTGGCCACCGCATTCCATGCCGCGCCTGAGGCCATCTGCGCAGGCTGCCACCACAACAGCCCGGCCACCAAGACGCCGCCCAAGTGCGCCTCCTGTCACGGCAAGCCGTTCGCTGTCGAGGGCAAGCCCGGCCTCAAGGCCGCCTACCACGGCCAGTGCATGTCCTGCCATACTGAAATGAAACTCGAAAAGCCCGCTGCCACCAATTGCGTTGCGTGCCACGAGAAGAAAACCAACTAA
- a CDS encoding double-cubane-cluster-containing anaerobic reductase has protein sequence MNYASIDQLTTRAEQNPLEVAGAKDKGQKVFGFYCLYSPVEIALAAGGITVGLCGTRNDPIPAAEKTLPRNLCPLIKSSFGFAVEDSCPYFKAADLIVADSTCDGKKKMFEQMAELKPLHLMYLPHNQELSVTAPFWEGEILRFKERVELECGVEITDAMLREAIQLTNREAAALKGLMDLNQQSPAPISGMKMLEIIFKAGFFASKQESVKLLEAVVDEIGNTPIEKIKQGPRIIISGVPMGMGSHKVCQLIEDAGGTVVAFENCTGYKKTMMVDTDKAPITALAEKYLATPCSIMSPNPGRIELLNTMIDDFSADAVVDLTWQACHTYNVEAETIRKFVQGDKKMPYLHIETDYSDADTEQLRVRIEAFLEMIG, from the coding sequence ATGAACTACGCTTCTATTGACCAGTTGACCACGAGAGCAGAACAGAACCCCTTGGAGGTTGCCGGAGCCAAGGATAAAGGACAAAAGGTTTTCGGTTTTTACTGTCTGTATTCACCGGTTGAAATAGCTCTGGCAGCAGGCGGCATTACGGTCGGCCTGTGCGGCACACGGAACGACCCCATTCCCGCCGCTGAAAAAACACTGCCGCGAAACCTCTGTCCCCTGATCAAATCGAGCTTCGGGTTTGCGGTCGAAGATTCTTGCCCCTACTTCAAGGCAGCCGACCTTATCGTTGCCGACTCCACTTGCGACGGCAAAAAGAAGATGTTCGAGCAAATGGCCGAGCTGAAGCCGCTCCATCTGATGTATCTGCCGCACAATCAGGAACTTTCAGTGACAGCCCCGTTCTGGGAGGGCGAAATACTGCGCTTCAAGGAGCGAGTCGAACTGGAATGCGGGGTCGAAATAACCGACGCCATGCTGAGGGAAGCCATTCAACTGACCAATCGAGAGGCGGCCGCACTCAAGGGGCTCATGGATCTCAACCAACAGTCTCCCGCGCCGATTTCCGGCATGAAAATGCTTGAGATTATTTTCAAAGCGGGCTTCTTTGCGTCCAAGCAGGAGTCTGTCAAACTCCTTGAAGCAGTCGTCGATGAAATCGGCAACACGCCAATCGAAAAGATCAAACAAGGACCTCGTATCATCATTTCCGGTGTCCCCATGGGCATGGGCTCGCACAAGGTCTGCCAGCTCATCGAAGACGCAGGCGGCACTGTCGTGGCGTTTGAGAACTGCACGGGCTACAAGAAGACCATGATGGTGGACACTGACAAGGCTCCGATCACGGCCCTGGCAGAAAAGTATCTCGCAACCCCCTGCTCGATCATGTCTCCCAACCCTGGCCGAATCGAACTCCTCAACACCATGATCGATGATTTCAGCGCAGATGCCGTCGTAGACCTCACGTGGCAAGCCTGCCATACGTACAACGTGGAAGCGGAAACAATCCGCAAGTTCGTGCAGGGCGACAAGAAAATGCCCTACCTGCACATCGAGACAGACTATTCAGATGCGGACACCGAGCAACTGCGTGTTCGCATTGAGGCCTTTCTGGAGATGATCGGGTAA